The Tolypothrix sp. PCC 7712 region ATAGATTGTTTGCCAGATAAATATTTCCTCTTGTCTGGTCTATCAAAATTCTCCAGTTTGATATCGAAGGCGCTACTTTGAGTGTTAGAGCTAATTTTTATTTAATCTAGTATTTACACTTAAGTAACAAGTGCCTAGAAATACTGATTTTGATGTATATTCTGATTGAAGAGTATCAGTAGATTTTCATAATTCAAATCAGGTTATTTTCATTTCTTGATAAATAAAGATAATTATAGGCTTATACTTTCCTCAAAGCTTGGTTTAGTGAGGTCAGATAAATAATTGCTTTTATGGTTGTACGCAGTATAATGATCAGAAATTGCTATTTAAAGTCACTACAGCTATGAGTATTGACGCTAAATTTATATTCTTAGCAAGTTTAATTGAGAAAATAGCAGATAGAAGTTAATTGACCAGCAAGATGATTATTTAAGTGTTTTGTGAACTCAAAGCCAGCAATCAGTTATAGCAAATAACTAAAATAATTGAGTAAATTCTAAGAATATTGCTTTCACAACGAATTTTAGCAATAAGTAGTTACACAAAATTAATTACACAATGTCATTGCGAATGTAGCGTTCGCGTAGCGTCCCGTTCGCGTAGCGTCTCCGTCAGGAGAAGGGAAGCGAAATGAAGCAATCGCAAGGGCTGGGATTGCTTCTCTTCGAGACGCTACGCGAACGCTTCGCTCGCAATGACTGTAAATATTTTTGTTTAGGTACTTACCAATCAAAGCTTGAATTGCAGGTTATGCCTTGATTTTCAGCCTTTAGGGGTTTAAACCGATATCCAATGATTAGATTTATTGAGTAATTGCGTGAAAATTCTCATGCCATTAGCAAGAATTTATGGGAATTCTTACCCGTAGTAGATTCAGTAGTTTCCCAATTTACGATAACTAAATTCATTTATAAAATTATTGCATATTAAGCATCTGCCAAGGAGTCGTTTGCAACTAGGAAAGTGACGCGAAATTTGACGAATTTTTTTTGTTGCTATTACCTCCGTTCTAGAAAAAAATGACTATACTTGAATCAATTGATACTCCTGTTGGAAGTTATGCACCGGACTTTGAGTTGCCAGGGATTGACAATCAGGTACACCATCTGAGCCGTTATCTCAACAAGTTCCGTGCAGTTGCTGTAATTTCAATGTCTAACCATTGCCCTTATGTAAGCTTATATTTAGGTAGACTAAAAAAGATGCAGGCAGAATTTGCCAACATCGGTTTTACACTGATAGGTATGAACGGTAGTGCAACTTTTGGGCATCCAACAGAAAGTTTTGAAAATATGAAAGTTTTTGCCCAGCGTCACCAATTAAACTTTCCTTATCTGTGGGACCCTACCCAAGATGTGACTCGCAGCTTTGGTGCCAATAAAACACCGATGGCTTTTTTAATAGATAATACAGGTATTGTTTGCTACAAGGGGCTAATTGACGATCACCCCGAAAGCCCCCTAGATGTCGGACAAGATTATTTAAAAAAAGCGATCGCATCGCTACTGAAAGGCCATAAAATATATCCACCAGAAACTGAGGCAGTAGGTACTTCAATAATGTGGCGTAACTAGACACAGATAGTCCCTGTACTGTTATCTTAAGTTGGAGGCAATTGCAACTTTTTCGACAAAGCGTAACTTCATGGGAACGAATTACCGACGGGTTTTACTTAAACTGAGCGGTGAAGCTTTAATGGGCAATATGGGCTATGGCATTGATCCAGAAGTGGTCAAGGAAATAGCGCAAGAAGTAGGAGAGGTGGTAGCCACTGGCGTTCAGATCGCGATCGTCGTTGGCGGCGGCAATATTTTTCGAGGCGTGAAAGCGG contains the following coding sequences:
- a CDS encoding thioredoxin family protein yields the protein MTILESIDTPVGSYAPDFELPGIDNQVHHLSRYLNKFRAVAVISMSNHCPYVSLYLGRLKKMQAEFANIGFTLIGMNGSATFGHPTESFENMKVFAQRHQLNFPYLWDPTQDVTRSFGANKTPMAFLIDNTGIVCYKGLIDDHPESPLDVGQDYLKKAIASLLKGHKIYPPETEAVGTSIMWRN